A stretch of Exiguobacterium sp. BMC-KP DNA encodes these proteins:
- a CDS encoding CvpA family protein, which produces MISFVILLLLALGVMTGVRRGVVLQAGHLLSLIISFIVALSFYEELATKFRLWVPYPSTLDDAGIDLTMFSIPSSARLDEVFYKAFWFIVLFFGTKIILAILLSMFDSLTNVPILKQVKGLLGGVFGFIEMYIFVFLLLFLAAFVPIQSIQDAIADSSLASFIIQHTPLLANWLMDKVGLIK; this is translated from the coding sequence ATGATTTCTTTCGTTATCTTATTACTTCTCGCCTTAGGCGTCATGACGGGAGTCCGACGGGGAGTCGTATTGCAGGCCGGGCATTTGCTCAGCCTGATCATTTCTTTTATCGTCGCCTTGTCGTTTTATGAAGAGCTAGCGACGAAATTCCGTTTGTGGGTACCGTATCCGTCGACGCTAGATGATGCGGGAATCGACTTAACGATGTTTTCGATTCCGAGTTCAGCACGACTCGATGAGGTGTTCTACAAAGCCTTTTGGTTCATCGTTTTGTTCTTCGGTACAAAAATCATCTTAGCAATCTTGTTGTCGATGTTTGATTCGTTGACGAACGTACCGATCTTAAAACAAGTTAAGGGATTATTAGGTGGCGTCTTCGGCTTTATCGAAATGTACATTTTTGTCTTCTTACTCTTGTTCCTAGCAGCATTCGTACCGATCCAGTCGATACAAGATGCGATCGCAGATTCGAGTTTAGCAAGCTTCATCATCCAGCATACACCGCTTCTTGCGAACTGGCTGATGGACAAAGTTGGATTGATAAAATAA
- a CDS encoding MarR family winged helix-turn-helix transcriptional regulator, giving the protein MSSQQEDILGQLSKVARLVKRDIDATLTQYSLHTGQWALLKAVSLLEPVSQVTLSKYLVIEKPAVTKTVARLEELGFIFRQNSGRHRLVELTSQARDLFHTIDASVQQAHRTFLDELSPEDQSTLERLMTQLLHTHRQVEQEESS; this is encoded by the coding sequence ATGTCATCCCAACAAGAAGATATTCTCGGACAACTGTCAAAAGTTGCTCGCCTCGTCAAACGAGACATCGATGCCACGTTGACACAATATTCGTTACACACCGGACAATGGGCACTCTTAAAGGCAGTATCCTTACTTGAACCGGTCTCACAGGTCACTCTGTCGAAATACTTAGTCATCGAAAAACCAGCTGTCACAAAAACAGTCGCCCGATTAGAAGAACTAGGATTCATCTTTCGACAGAACTCGGGACGTCATCGTCTGGTCGAGTTGACCTCGCAGGCGCGCGACTTGTTTCATACGATTGATGCATCCGTACAACAAGCACATCGTACATTTTTAGACGAACTATCTCCAGAAGACCAGTCTACCTTAGAGCGTCTGATGACTCAGCTACTGCATACTCATCGTCAGGTCGAACAGGAGGAATCATCGTGA
- the polX gene encoding DNA polymerase/3'-5' exonuclease PolX, producing MRTIQDAMRHLERISVYLEVKGENPFKINAFRKAASILEASDADFMEIEDFTAMKGIGKGTAAVLEEYRQTGTSTALTELEQEVPEGLIALLKIPGLGGKKLAKLHEVGVIDADSFAEKLADGTVEAMPGFGKKTVEKYVKALETFETRPERLPYGVMRKVVAELNQTLATFDEVIRFEVGGSFRRAEETCKDLDFILSTNEPERIKEQLLELSLIDEVIAAGSTKVSLVLKRDVYYIAVDFRIVDDAAYASTLHHFTGSKDHNVRMRQLAKERGESISEYGVETENGLVQPKTEEELFARYDLPFIAPELRAERQEFEQDLSKLLIEQDIQADVHMHTTWSDGTLSVEELVDACAARGYTWIAITDHSKYMKFVNGLTEDRLRAQRVEIEAARAKHPEMTILCGVEMDILPDGSLDYEDDFLQEMDYVIASIHSKFDQTEEEIMQRLENACRNPYVSLIAHPTGRIIGRREGYAVNVDRLIELAAETGTALEMNANPARFDLTASSLAKAKAAGVKILINTDTHRPEMLEDMKLGVLHARKAYLEASDVINTWSAEEALAFFGRKRLGVD from the coding sequence ATGCGTACGATTCAAGATGCGATGCGTCACTTGGAACGGATATCCGTCTACCTAGAGGTCAAAGGGGAAAATCCATTTAAAATCAATGCTTTTCGAAAAGCAGCAAGTATCCTCGAAGCGTCTGATGCAGACTTCATGGAGATCGAAGATTTCACGGCGATGAAAGGGATTGGTAAGGGAACGGCTGCCGTACTGGAAGAATATCGACAAACCGGAACGAGTACTGCTTTGACGGAACTCGAACAAGAAGTACCGGAAGGGTTGATCGCCTTACTAAAAATTCCGGGTCTTGGTGGTAAGAAACTTGCTAAACTGCATGAAGTCGGTGTCATTGATGCGGATTCCTTTGCAGAGAAATTAGCGGATGGTACAGTCGAGGCGATGCCTGGATTTGGTAAGAAGACGGTCGAGAAATACGTCAAAGCGCTCGAAACGTTTGAAACACGACCAGAGCGTCTGCCATACGGTGTTATGCGAAAGGTCGTTGCTGAATTAAATCAGACACTTGCAACGTTTGATGAAGTCATCCGCTTCGAAGTCGGTGGAAGTTTCCGACGGGCAGAAGAGACATGTAAGGATCTTGATTTCATCCTTTCGACGAACGAACCGGAACGGATCAAGGAGCAACTTCTTGAACTATCGCTGATTGATGAAGTCATCGCTGCTGGTAGTACGAAAGTGTCACTCGTCTTAAAACGAGATGTCTATTATATCGCGGTTGATTTCCGAATCGTGGATGACGCGGCGTACGCGTCAACGTTACACCATTTCACGGGTTCAAAAGATCATAATGTTCGGATGCGTCAACTCGCCAAAGAACGGGGAGAGAGTATTTCTGAATATGGTGTCGAGACGGAGAACGGTTTAGTGCAGCCAAAGACGGAAGAAGAATTATTTGCACGGTATGACTTACCGTTCATCGCACCGGAATTACGGGCGGAACGGCAAGAGTTCGAACAGGATTTATCAAAACTCTTGATTGAACAAGACATTCAGGCGGATGTTCATATGCATACGACGTGGTCAGATGGTACCTTGTCTGTCGAAGAATTAGTCGATGCATGTGCAGCACGAGGCTATACGTGGATAGCGATCACCGATCACAGCAAGTACATGAAGTTCGTCAATGGATTGACGGAAGATCGCTTGCGTGCACAACGCGTCGAGATTGAAGCAGCGCGAGCAAAGCATCCCGAGATGACGATTTTATGTGGTGTCGAGATGGATATTTTGCCCGATGGATCACTTGACTATGAAGATGACTTCTTACAAGAGATGGATTATGTCATTGCATCCATCCACTCGAAGTTTGATCAGACAGAAGAAGAAATCATGCAACGACTCGAAAATGCTTGTCGTAATCCATACGTCTCTCTCATTGCCCATCCGACGGGACGAATCATCGGTAGACGTGAAGGGTATGCCGTCAACGTCGATCGATTGATCGAATTAGCAGCAGAGACAGGAACAGCACTTGAGATGAACGCAAACCCAGCGCGATTCGATTTGACGGCAAGTTCCCTTGCGAAAGCCAAGGCTGCCGGAGTAAAGATTTTGATCAATACGGATACACACCGACCAGAAATGTTAGAAGATATGAAACTTGGTGTCCTTCATGCACGTAAAGCCTATTTGGAGGCGTCTGATGTCATCAATACGTGGAGTGCCGAAGAGGCACTTGCATTCTTCGGTCGAAAACGTTTAGGAGTGGATTAA
- the zapA gene encoding cell division protein ZapA has translation MADSEGLNRTTIHIAGNDYTIVGTESPEHVREVGLLVDTKIREIREQAPQLDVRQIAVLAALNIGSDYVKIKKNLGEL, from the coding sequence ATGGCTGATTCAGAAGGGTTGAACCGGACGACGATTCATATCGCAGGCAATGATTATACGATTGTCGGAACGGAGTCGCCAGAACACGTACGCGAAGTGGGTCTCCTCGTGGATACGAAAATTCGAGAAATCCGAGAACAAGCACCACAACTCGACGTTCGTCAAATCGCCGTCCTAGCGGCGCTTAATATTGGTAGTGATTATGTAAAAATAAAAAAGAATTTGGGTGAACTATAA
- a CDS encoding sensor histidine kinase — protein MKHLTKRQGITAKLFLLTMSLLIVAVLSTVGFLYASLPSYYQSYREEQFHSTMASIKQKSKERSIEELIPLLDQLTDKGIRFSLWTEDDQLLYAPGFGRGPIRRTTDNSPAGTIQDSVPLQLNNQTVTLDADQMIQPIDEVKAVLLKLAPYIVFPLLLLAGLAAYLYSRTISRPLLSINQATKELANLNFAIRTHHHSTDELGDLSRNINQLATTLEVTMDSLHASNERLRLEAEKDRLRDAERRQLFLAISHELKTPVTIIKGQVEGMLLNLGVYRDRDYYLERASQVIENMERLIAALLEVARVEQMALHFEETNLRLLLEQQLDQFGQLIHDRQLLVISPKEDWNVNTDRHLLERAFHNVLMNAISYTAPGGTILIEMTSERSGVTLTITNSPTIQDSSDTAAWFHPLTRAEQSRNRIHGGSGLGLYLVHQIMDRLDLKTTLAGTPDQVRFTTFFKTTP, from the coding sequence TTGAAGCACCTAACTAAACGTCAAGGAATCACTGCTAAATTATTTCTTTTGACGATGAGCTTACTCATCGTCGCTGTCCTCTCGACGGTCGGTTTTCTATATGCCTCGCTACCTTCGTATTATCAGTCCTATCGAGAAGAACAATTTCATTCGACGATGGCATCTATTAAACAAAAAAGTAAAGAACGTTCAATCGAAGAACTCATTCCATTGCTTGATCAACTGACAGACAAAGGAATTCGTTTTTCACTTTGGACGGAGGACGACCAACTTTTATATGCACCAGGTTTTGGTCGCGGACCGATTCGCCGCACTACAGATAACTCTCCCGCCGGAACGATCCAAGATTCGGTTCCACTGCAACTGAACAATCAAACCGTTACCCTCGATGCCGATCAAATGATTCAACCGATTGATGAGGTTAAAGCTGTCTTGTTAAAACTAGCACCCTATATCGTTTTCCCGCTTCTATTGTTAGCAGGTCTCGCTGCCTATCTTTACTCACGTACCATCTCTCGACCGCTACTCTCCATCAATCAAGCGACGAAGGAATTAGCGAATTTAAACTTTGCTATCCGTACCCATCACCACTCGACGGATGAACTGGGTGATTTATCAAGAAACATCAATCAGCTCGCCACAACACTGGAGGTGACGATGGATTCTTTACATGCCTCCAATGAACGCCTTCGTCTAGAAGCGGAAAAAGATCGATTACGTGACGCGGAACGAAGACAGCTATTCCTCGCTATCTCCCATGAGTTAAAAACACCCGTTACGATCATCAAAGGTCAAGTTGAAGGGATGCTCTTGAATCTAGGGGTCTACCGCGACCGTGATTATTATTTGGAACGCGCTAGTCAGGTGATTGAAAACATGGAGCGCCTGATTGCTGCGTTGCTCGAAGTCGCCCGTGTCGAACAAATGGCACTCCACTTCGAGGAAACGAACCTTCGTCTCCTACTCGAACAACAACTTGATCAATTCGGACAACTCATTCATGATCGACAGTTACTCGTGATTTCACCCAAGGAAGACTGGAACGTCAACACGGATCGTCACTTATTGGAGCGTGCTTTTCATAACGTGTTGATGAATGCCATCTCGTATACGGCTCCCGGCGGAACGATTCTAATCGAGATGACTAGTGAACGAAGCGGTGTGACGCTAACGATCACGAACTCGCCGACCATTCAAGATTCCAGTGATACTGCGGCATGGTTCCATCCCCTTACTCGCGCTGAACAATCACGAAATCGAATTCATGGTGGCAGTGGTCTCGGACTTTATTTAGTACATCAGATCATGGATCGATTAGACTTAAAGACAACTTTGGCTGGAACACCTGATCAAGTACGATTCACAACGTTTTTTAAGACTACTCCCTGA
- the rnhC gene encoding ribonuclease HIII — translation MGTTVLRLSKEKQDLIIQEFKQGQTKSPPYARFAVKVPGCVITIYNSGKVMFQGTEAEAIASRYGTATPTKSKEPVVSTLPDGFAEWSVAGSDEVGKGDFFGPLVVVASFVDRKHIALLRELGVRDSKHLNDTEIRRIARDLHAVIPYTYRVLHNPEYNQMQQTMTQGKMTALMHNDVLERLLDQLETKPEAILIDQFAEKNVYYKHLSGVMNPVRENVYFSTKAEQLHVAVAASSIIARAIFLKEMDKLSETTGVIIPKGAGAKVDQVAASLILRHGADKLRDWTKAHFANTKKAQQLATKRNRP, via the coding sequence GTGGGAACTACCGTTTTACGCTTATCTAAAGAAAAGCAAGACCTCATCATACAAGAGTTTAAACAAGGACAGACGAAGAGTCCACCCTATGCACGATTCGCCGTCAAAGTACCGGGTTGCGTCATCACGATTTACAATTCTGGAAAAGTGATGTTTCAAGGAACGGAGGCAGAAGCCATCGCATCACGATATGGTACGGCTACACCAACGAAATCAAAGGAACCCGTTGTATCAACGTTACCAGATGGTTTTGCTGAATGGTCCGTCGCAGGTAGCGATGAAGTCGGCAAAGGTGACTTCTTTGGTCCGCTCGTCGTCGTTGCTTCTTTCGTTGATCGCAAGCACATCGCACTACTGCGGGAACTCGGTGTTCGTGATTCAAAACACCTGAATGATACCGAGATTCGTCGGATTGCTCGTGATCTTCACGCGGTCATTCCATATACGTATCGCGTCTTACACAATCCAGAATACAATCAGATGCAACAGACGATGACACAAGGAAAGATGACTGCTCTGATGCATAATGATGTACTTGAGCGACTTCTTGACCAACTGGAGACAAAACCAGAAGCGATTTTGATTGATCAGTTCGCTGAGAAAAATGTCTACTATAAACACTTATCTGGTGTTATGAATCCCGTTCGAGAAAATGTCTACTTCTCGACCAAGGCGGAACAACTCCATGTCGCCGTCGCTGCCTCATCGATCATTGCTCGTGCGATTTTTCTGAAGGAAATGGACAAGTTGAGTGAAACAACAGGTGTCATCATTCCTAAAGGTGCTGGCGCGAAGGTCGATCAGGTCGCTGCTTCACTGATCTTACGTCATGGAGCTGACAAACTACGTGACTGGACGAAAGCCCATTTTGCCAATACGAAAAAGGCACAACAACTAGCTACGAAGCGAAACCGACCATGA
- a CDS encoding UDP-N-acetylmuramoyl-L-alanyl-D-glutamate--2,6-diaminopimelate ligase translates to MITSIETDSRKVIPGSLFICVRGYTVDGHRYAREAERNGAAAILAEEALKDMTIPVILIENTKRAAGKVADSFYDQPSRKMRVYGVTGTNGKTTTTKLAYDLFRATGVKAGMISTVGARIDEELIETPNTTPEAIILHRLLFEMVEKGVTDCIIEVSSHALAEGRVEGVSFHSAAFTNLTHDHLDYHHSMEDYAKTKALLFQQVAASSGRAIVLNREDGWSRVMREAAPLQPVIWYTTQPYRTSQIAVEWLTDTVNVRIDETTTRVPTALLGEFNAANLAAAMGLLRAGDANLYALIRHIPGLELPKGRLERLAWDPCEIYLDYAHTPDGLEKCLEALTSSGESLAVVLSAAGERDRTKRAEMGRIASKYCSKIIVTVHDARSEEPEQIIEELIADIQQERVIGCHPSRHEALVQAAHLAHEGQRIVIVGKGHDEVERIGTKTIPFNEKTILLAELERLSEGESVI, encoded by the coding sequence ATGATTACGAGTATTGAAACAGATTCACGAAAAGTGATACCAGGAAGTCTGTTTATTTGTGTTCGCGGCTACACGGTAGATGGTCATCGATATGCAAGAGAAGCTGAACGCAATGGAGCAGCTGCCATTTTAGCGGAAGAAGCATTAAAGGATATGACGATTCCTGTTATTCTAATCGAAAATACCAAGAGGGCTGCCGGGAAAGTAGCAGATTCCTTTTACGATCAACCGAGTCGAAAAATGCGCGTCTACGGTGTGACCGGCACGAATGGGAAAACGACGACGACAAAATTGGCTTACGATCTCTTTCGAGCAACAGGTGTGAAAGCCGGCATGATCAGCACGGTCGGCGCACGAATCGATGAAGAACTCATTGAGACGCCCAATACGACGCCTGAAGCCATCATCCTACATCGTTTATTGTTTGAAATGGTCGAAAAAGGTGTGACAGATTGCATCATCGAAGTGTCTTCTCACGCACTAGCTGAAGGTCGAGTAGAAGGGGTGTCCTTCCACTCAGCAGCATTTACGAATCTGACACATGACCACCTTGATTATCATCATTCAATGGAAGATTACGCAAAGACGAAAGCCTTGTTATTTCAGCAAGTTGCTGCGTCGAGTGGACGGGCCATCGTCTTGAATCGAGAAGATGGTTGGAGTCGCGTCATGCGAGAAGCCGCACCCTTGCAACCGGTCATTTGGTATACGACTCAACCGTACCGCACGTCACAAATCGCAGTCGAATGGCTGACGGATACTGTTAACGTGCGCATCGATGAGACGACGACGCGTGTGCCGACAGCTCTACTTGGTGAATTCAATGCAGCGAATTTAGCGGCGGCAATGGGATTATTGCGGGCGGGCGACGCCAATCTGTACGCGCTGATTCGTCATATTCCCGGGTTAGAGTTACCGAAAGGACGACTCGAACGGCTCGCCTGGGATCCTTGTGAAATCTATCTCGATTATGCGCATACACCGGATGGTCTAGAAAAATGTTTAGAGGCACTTACTTCTTCAGGAGAGTCACTAGCGGTCGTCTTAAGTGCGGCCGGAGAACGTGACCGTACAAAACGAGCGGAGATGGGGCGAATCGCAAGTAAATATTGCTCGAAAATTATCGTGACCGTTCATGATGCGAGATCGGAAGAACCGGAACAAATCATCGAAGAGTTGATTGCTGATATTCAGCAAGAACGTGTCATTGGTTGTCATCCGTCCCGTCATGAAGCCCTTGTACAAGCTGCACATCTCGCTCATGAAGGACAACGGATCGTCATCGTTGGGAAAGGTCACGACGAAGTAGAGCGAATCGGTACAAAAACGATTCCTTTTAATGAAAAAACTATCTTGCTTGCAGAATTAGAACGGTTGTCTGAAGGTGAATCTGTCATTTAA
- a CDS encoding MFS transporter translates to MNRLFHRHYLTTLLVNLLLFITFYLLNASLPLLAAQKFEVSQGSLGWVVTAFVLATVCSRPLIGHWLDRYELKRMLLLSASLFTLFSCLYLIILPIESFGLLLIIRVLHGFSFGMISSSLSLSVTTLIPKQRQGEGMGYFVLSMNLASVLGPVIGLTLIAHDVMVWYFMTVALLAICSFLFVIRLPLTSSHIPHTSPFRLRQSLFLASPVLLLATSFAGIAISSTSAFISLYADSIHHVAYASYFYGLAALGMVAIRPLAGKRFDRKGPASVLVPSYGLYAVGFLVLGFFPTLYGLLSAALIIGIGSASIFPGLQTVMLTHAAPAQKGKAISTFFLAYDSGFGIGAFLLSGIAAKTGYSNMFLICSLVVVSSGLLYGYSRRSSATANNQDIAS, encoded by the coding sequence GTGAACCGTTTATTCCACCGGCATTATTTGACGACATTACTCGTCAATCTCTTATTGTTCATAACGTTTTACTTATTGAATGCGTCCCTGCCTCTACTTGCCGCTCAAAAATTCGAGGTATCACAAGGCTCACTCGGATGGGTTGTGACAGCATTCGTACTCGCGACGGTCTGCTCACGTCCATTGATTGGTCATTGGCTCGATCGATACGAACTGAAACGAATGTTACTGTTATCAGCTAGTCTGTTTACCCTCTTTAGCTGTCTCTACTTGATCATCCTCCCGATCGAGTCATTCGGTCTATTACTCATCATTCGTGTGTTACATGGATTCAGTTTCGGTATGATTTCTTCTTCACTGAGTTTAAGCGTCACGACTTTGATTCCTAAGCAACGTCAGGGTGAAGGAATGGGCTACTTCGTTCTTTCGATGAATCTCGCTTCCGTCCTCGGTCCTGTCATCGGATTGACATTGATTGCTCATGATGTCATGGTCTGGTATTTCATGACAGTCGCTTTGCTCGCCATCTGTTCATTTCTTTTCGTGATCCGTTTACCGTTGACGAGCAGTCATATTCCGCACACATCACCATTTCGGCTCCGCCAATCGCTCTTCTTAGCCAGTCCCGTCTTATTGCTGGCTACGAGCTTTGCGGGAATTGCGATTTCTAGTACTTCTGCATTCATCTCCTTGTATGCCGATTCCATTCACCATGTGGCGTATGCCTCTTACTTTTATGGACTGGCTGCACTCGGTATGGTAGCCATTCGTCCACTAGCCGGTAAACGGTTCGACCGGAAAGGACCAGCTTCCGTGCTTGTTCCGTCCTATGGTTTGTATGCGGTTGGATTCCTAGTGCTCGGATTCTTTCCAACACTCTACGGTTTATTGTCCGCCGCCCTCATCATCGGCATCGGTTCCGCCTCCATCTTCCCAGGATTGCAGACGGTCATGTTGACGCATGCAGCTCCTGCACAAAAAGGCAAAGCCATCTCTACATTTTTCCTCGCCTATGACAGCGGCTTTGGCATAGGTGCCTTTCTTCTATCGGGCATCGCGGCAAAAACTGGGTACTCAAATATGTTTTTGATTTGCAGTCTCGTCGTCGTCAGCAGCGGACTCTTATACGGGTATTCGAGACGTTCCTCCGCTACAGCAAACAATCAGGACATTGCCTCATAA
- a CDS encoding response regulator transcription factor translates to MTHILIAEDEYDIRELLTELLNSNGYVVTSAANGMEALQLYRSSSFDLIILDIMMPFFDGFEVARNIRKESQTPIIFLTALQDEENQVKGFDLGIDDYIAKPFSLRILLRRIEAVIRRIQSNEVESLSFREITLFPSSYNVFISGNPTTLTLKEFQILHLLLEYPGRVLEREQLIQQLWGFDALGDTRFLDTHIKNLRKKINVPYIQTVKGVGYKLEAPN, encoded by the coding sequence ATGACGCATATTTTAATCGCAGAAGATGAATACGATATCAGGGAACTACTAACAGAATTATTGAACTCCAATGGATACGTAGTAACTAGCGCAGCAAACGGCATGGAAGCCTTACAACTTTACCGATCAAGCTCGTTTGATTTAATCATATTAGATATCATGATGCCTTTCTTCGATGGTTTTGAGGTCGCACGCAACATTCGTAAAGAATCACAAACGCCGATTATTTTTTTAACCGCTCTGCAAGATGAAGAGAACCAAGTGAAAGGGTTTGATCTCGGAATCGATGATTACATTGCAAAACCTTTTTCCCTTCGTATTTTACTCAGACGGATTGAAGCCGTTATCAGACGCATACAATCAAATGAAGTAGAATCACTCTCATTTCGAGAGATTACCCTTTTTCCATCAAGCTATAACGTATTCATTTCCGGAAATCCGACGACATTAACACTTAAGGAATTTCAAATTCTTCATTTACTACTCGAATATCCCGGTCGTGTACTCGAACGAGAACAGCTGATTCAGCAACTTTGGGGGTTTGATGCCCTCGGAGATACGCGATTCTTGGATACACATATTAAAAACCTAAGAAAAAAAATAAACGTACCTTACATTCAAACGGTGAAAGGAGTCGGCTATAAGCTTGAAGCACCTAACTAA